The Henckelia pumila isolate YLH828 chromosome 2, ASM3356847v2, whole genome shotgun sequence genome includes a window with the following:
- the LOC140877997 gene encoding ABC transporter B family member 9-like, translating into MAEEEAGQTLKHSSEKKAGDQKVSFFKLFSFADRFDVALIVVGTISAMANGMTQPLMTLIFGQLINSFGGASQSDVVHEVSQVSLKYLYLGIGAGCAALLQMLCWMVTGERQATRIRGLYLKTILRQDIEFFDTQTTTGEVIERMSGDTILIQEAMGEKVGKFIQFMSTFFGGFIIAFCKGWRLAVVVVSCIPALVIAGGTSAMIMSKMSSRGQIAYAKAGNVVEQTVGSIRTVASYTGEKQAIDNYESKLRIAYASTVKQGMVSGFGIGTVMSIIFGTYGLAIWYGAKLIVEKGYIGGNVINVIMSVMTGGMSLGQTSPCINAFAAGRAAAYKMFETIERTPKINASDASGTVLEDIRGEIELKDVHFRYPARPDVQIFAGFSLHVLSGKTAALVGQSGSGKSTVISLLERFYDPDAGEILIDGVNLKNMRLQWIRGTMGLVSQEPILFATTIKENILYGKGDATDEEIRKAIELANAAKFIDILPQGLDTMVGQHGIQLSGGQKQRIAIARAILKDPKILLLDEATSALDAESEFIVQEALENVMLNRTTVVVAHRLTTIRNADLIAVVHAGKLVEQGTHAELINDLEGAYTQLVRMQEGAKHAEFSRGHNFQKADAAADIDQSLRKSSSQRMSMKRSTSNGSASHSFAITYGVPDFSDIREAEITDGIDEKNVEALKKRKRVSIRRLAYLNKPELPYLLLGSIGAVAHGVILPIFALLLSSAIKIFFEPPQRLRSDSKFWGLMFAVLGMCTLVVLPVQNYCFGIAGGKLIQRIRSLSFKKIVHQEISWFDDPANSSGAVGARLSTDASTVRKLVGDALGLIVQNIATVIAGLVIAFTANWLLAIIILLMLPFVGLQGFFQMKFYKGFSADAKVMYEEASQVANDAVSGIRTVASFGAEDKVMKMYEQKCEAPLKQGVRLGIVSGASFGVGSLALYCAYAFCFYIGAVLVKHDRATFGEVFKVFFALTMSAMGISQASATAPDVNKVKDSAASVFQILDSQPKIDSGSDEGTTLPSTRGDIELQHVSFKYPTRPDIQIFKDLCLTITSGQTVALVGESGSGKSTVISLIERFYDPDSGEIFLDGVEIRRFKLSWLRQQMGLVSQEPVLFNDTIRANIAYGKQGEVTEEEIIQATKSANAHNFISGLPQGYETNVGERGVQLSGGQKQRIAIARAILKDPKILLLDEATSALDTESERIVQDALDKVMVNRTTIVVAHRLSTIIGADTIAVVKNGVVAEKGRHDTLLKIQDGIYASLVALHSSSQDNV; encoded by the exons atggctgaagaagaagctGGCCAGACattgaagcattcttcggaaaaGAAAGCTGGAGACCAGAAAGTTTCGTTCTTTAAACTTTTTTCTTTTGCAGATAGGTTCGATGTGGCCCTCATCGTTGTCGGGACAATCTCCGCCATGGCCAATGGCATGACACAGCCGCTCATGACTCTTATTTTTGGCCAGTTGATTAATTCCTTCGGCGGGGCCAGTCAATCAGATGTTGTGCATGAAGTCTCGCAG GTATCCCTCAAATATTTGTACTTGGGAATTGGTGCCGGATGCGCTGCACTTCTTC AAATGCTATGTTGGATGGTGACTGGAGAAAGACAAGCTACTCGAATACGAGGGCTGTACTTGAAAACCATTCTAAGGCAAGATATTGAGTTCTTTGATACTCAAACAACAACAGGAGAGGTCATCGAGAGAATGTCTGGGGACACTATTCTTATCCAAGAAGCTATGGGTGAAAAA GTTGGGAAATTTATCCAATTTATGTCGACTTTCTTCGGTGGCTTTATAATTGCTTTTTGCAAAGGATGGCGCCTAGCCGTGGTGGTAGTTTCTTGCATTCCTGCTCTTGTCATAGCTGGAGGAACCTCAGCAATGATCATGTCAAAGATGTCGAGTCGTGGGCAAATAGCATACGCGAAAGCTGGAAATGTAGTGGAACAGACAGTCGGATCAATTAGAACG GTTGCATCATACACGGGAGAGAAACAGGCGATAGACAATTACGAGAGCAAACTGCGGATTGCTTATGCATCAACTGTCAAACAAGGGATGGTTTCAGGCTTTGGAATTGGTACCGTGATGTCGATTATTTTCGGAACTTATGGACTTGCCATATGGTATGGTGCCAAATTAATCGTAGAGAAAGGTTATATTGGAGGGAATGTCATCAACGTTATTATGTCGGTAATGACCGGGGGGAT GTCACTTGGTCAGACTTCTCCATGCATAAATGCATTTGCAGCAGGTCGAGCTGCAGCATACAAGATGTTTGAGACTATTGAGCGAACACCAAAAATCAATGCATCTGATGCCAGTGGAACTGTACTAGAAGACATACGGGGTGAAATAGAACTGAAGGACGTGCACTTTAGATATCCAGCAAGGCCGGACGTCCAAATTTTTGCTGGTTTTTCACTTCATGTTCTTAGTGGTAAAACTGCAGCTCTGGTTGGGCAAAGTGGGAGTGGAAAGTCCACAGTGATCAGCTTACTCGAGAGATTTTATGATCCGGATGCTGGAGAAATCCTGATTGATGGGGTGAATTTAAAGAACATGAGACTCCAATGGATAAGAGGAACAATGGGACTTGTAAGTCAGGAGCCTATATTATTTGCTACGACTATAAAGGAAAACATATTATATGGCAAAGGAGACGCTACTGATGAGGAAATTAGGAAGGCTATCGAGCTTGCCAATGCTGCTAAATTCATTGACATACTACCCCAG GGGCTTGACACAATGGTGGGTCAACATGGGATTCAGCTTTCCGGCGGTCAGAAGCAAAGAATCGCGATTGCTCGTGCCATTTTGAAAGATCCGAAAATACTGCTTCTTGACGAAGCAACTAGTGCTCTAGATGCAGAGTCGGAATTTATTGTACAAGAAGCACTAGAAAATGTTATGTTGAATCGAACAACAGTGGTTGTTGCACATCGGTTGACGACTATCAGAAATGCAGACCTTATTGCAGTGGTGCATGCTGGGAAATTAGTAGAACAAG GTACTCATGCTGAATTGATTAATGATCTCGAGGGAGCATATACACAACTTGTTCGCATGCAAGAAGGAGCTAAACATGCCGAATTTTCAAGGggacacaactttcagaaagcAGACGCTGCTGCTGACATAGATCAAAGCTTGAGAAAGTCTTCGAGTCAGAGAATGTCAATGAAGAGATCTACAAGCAATGGATCTGCCAGTCATTCATTCGCTATCACCTATGGTGTGCCCGACTTTTCTGACATCCGAGAAGCTGAAATAACTGATGGCATTGATGAAAAGAATGTGGAAGCTTTGAAGAAACGTAAGAGAGTTTCCATTAGACGTCTCGCCTACCTAAATAAGCCAGAGTTGCCGTATCTGCTACTTGGATCCATTGGTGCTGTGGCACATGGTGTAATTCTCCCAATTTTTGCCCTACTGCTCTCGTCAGCCATTAAAATTTTCTTCGAACCTCCACAGCGACTGAGGAGCGACTCAAAATTTTGGGGACTCATGTTTGCTGTCTTAGGCATGTGCACATTGGTTGTGTTACCAGTTCAGAACTACTGTTTTGGAATTGCTGGTGGTAAATTGATTCAAAGAATCCGTTCTTTGTCGTTCAAAAAGATAGTTCACCAAGAAATTAGCTGGTTTGATGATCCCGCCAACTCAAG CGGTGCTGTTGGGGCAAGGCTATCTACGGATGCCTCGACTGTAAGAAAACTGGTAGGAGATGCTTTGGGTCTGATAGTCCAAAATATCGCAACTGTGATCGCCGGTCTTGTTATTGCCTTTACAGCGAACTGGCTATTGGCCATCATAATACTTCTTATGCTGCCGTTTGTTGGCTTGCAAGGATTCTTTCAGATGAAGTTTTACAAAGGCTTCAGTGCTGACGCCAAG GTGATGTATGAAGAAGCTAGCCAGGTAGCAAATGATGCGGTCAGTGGCATCCGAACAGTGGCATCCTTTGGTGCTGAAGACAAGGTAATGAAAATGTATGAGCAGAAATGTGAGGCTCCTTTGAAGCAAGGAGTCAGGCTCGGTATCGTTAGCGGAGCAAGTTTTGGTGTCGGCTCTTTAGCACTATACTGTGCATACGCCTTTTGTTTCTATATTGGCGCAGTTCTTGTGAAACATGATAGAGCAACATTTGGTGAAGTATTCAAG GTTTTCTTTGCGCTTACAATGTCAGCCATGGGAATTTCTCAAGCAAGTGCAACAGCTCCAGATGTTAACAAAGTTAAAGACTCTGCTGCCTCCGTATTTCAGATACTTGACAGCCAACCTAAGATTGATTCAGGCAGCGACGAAGGCACGACGTTGCCCAGTACTCGCGGTGATATTGAGTTACAACATGTGAGTTTCAAGTATCCAACGCGACCTGACATCCAAATCTTCAAGGATTTATGCCTAACCATCACTTCTGGGCAG ACTGTTGCTCTTGTTGGAGAAAGTGGAAGTGGTAAATCAACAGTTATCAGTCTAATAGAAAGATTTTACGACCCTGATTCCGGGGAAATATTCCTGGACGGAGTCGAAATTCGAAGATTCAAACTCAGTTGGCTGAGGCAACAAATGGGATTGGTGAGCCAAGAACCTGTTCTTTTCAACGACACCATCCGCGCCAACATCGCCTACGGAAAacaaggtgaagtaacagaagAAGAGATCATTCAAGCAACGAAATCTGCGAATGCACACAACTTCATATCCGGATTACCTCAAGGTTACGAAACTAACGTTGGGGAACGAGGAGTCCAGTTATCAGGGGGACAAAAACAAAGAATCGCCATCGCCAGAGCCATCTTAAAGGACCCGAAAATTCTTCTACTTGATGAGGCAACAAGTGCACTAGACACAGAGTCGGAAAGAATAGTACAAGATGCACTAGACAAAGTGATGGTGAACAGAACCACCATTGTTGTCGCGCACCGTCTGTCGACCATAATCGGTGCGGACACGATTGCTGTGGTGAAGAATGGGGTGGTTGCTGAAAAGGGTAGGCATGATACGTTGTTGAAGATCCAAGATGGAATTTACGCGTCGTTGGTAGCTCTTCACTCAAGTTCACAAGACAATGTGTAA